The following proteins are co-located in the Podarcis raffonei isolate rPodRaf1 chromosome 5, rPodRaf1.pri, whole genome shotgun sequence genome:
- the ZNF503 gene encoding zinc finger protein 503 gives MITSPLLSAVRSSQHGGGGGGGGGAAAAAAGGGGARDLGSSNSNSSSSGSDLPWQSGHTGISTSGGNSSSKPFFHSVPPSDPLRQANRLPIKVLKMLTARTGHILHPEYLQPLPSTPVSPIELDAKKSPLALLAQTCSQIGKPDPSPSSKLSSVTSNGSDKDSSKSGPLKLSDIGVEDKSSFKPYSKPGADKKEASAGVGGSAAASGGGSGGGGGGGNEKSGFRVPSATCQPFTPRTGSPTSSASACSPGLLPGADGKAGDADKKDSSDGCGAKAASEPSGGHGRLGAGCGGITAELSQAAHESAKGLLASSSSSSSSSSASSDSSSCGGSNTVTSSSSAAAVLSSGLVAPVSPYKPGQTVFPLPPAGMSYPGSLAGAYAGYPPQFLPHGVALDPTKSGSLQLAGSLGCSKAAGSSPLAGASPPSVMTASLCRDPYCLSYHCASHLAGAASASCAHDQALKSGYPLMYPTHPLHTVHSSLSGATPPSLAGHPLYPYGFMLPNDPQPHICNWVSANGPCDKRFATSEELLSHLRTHTAFPGTDKLLSSYPSSTSLASAAAAAMACHMHIPTTVAPGSPGTLALRSPHHALGLSSRYHPYSKSPLPTPGAPVPVPAATGPYYSPYALYGQRLTTASALGYQ, from the exons ATGATTACATCCCCCTTGCTTTCTGCCGTAAGAAGTAGTCagcacggaggaggaggaggaggaggtggtggagcagcggcggcggcggcgggaggaggaggcGCGAGAGATCTcggaagcagcaacagcaacagcagcagctccgGCTCTGATCTTCCCTGGCAAAGCGGACACACTGGGATTTCTACCAGcggcggcaacagcagcagcaaaccttTCTTCCACTCTGTCCCACCCTCGGACCCTTTGCGCCAGGCGAACCGGCTCCCCATCAAAGTCCTGAAAATGCTTACGGCACGGACTGGACACATTTTGCATCCCGAATACCTTCAGCCTTTGCCTTCCACCCCAGTCAGCCCCATCGAG TTAGACGCGAAGAAGAGCCCGCTGGCTCTCCTGGCTCAGACTTGCTCGCAGATCGGCAAGCCCGACCCGTCGCCGTCGTCCAAGCTTTCGTCTGTCACGTCGAACGGCAGTGACAAGGACTCTTCCAAGTCGGGCCCGCTGAAGCTCAGCGACATCGGCGTAGAGGACAAGTCCAGCTTCAAGCCTTACTCCAAGCCCGGCGCGGACAAGAAAGAGGCGTCGGCGGGCGTCGGGGGCTCGGCGGCCGCCTCGGGGGGAGgctcgggcggcggcggcggcggcggcaacgaGAAGTCGGGCTTCCGTGTGCCGAGCGCCACCTGCCAGCCGTTCACGCCAAGGACAGGCAGCCCCACGTCCAGCGCCTCGGCCTGCTCGCCCGGCCTGCTGCCCGGCGCCGACGGCAAGGCCGGCGACGCGGACAAGAAGGACTCTTCCGACGGCTGCGGCGCCAAGGCGGCCTCGGAGCCGTCCGGGGGCCACGGCCGGCTGGGCGCAGGCTGTGGCGGGATTACGGCGGAGCTGAGCCAAGCGGCCCACGAGAGCGCCAAGGGCCTCCTGGCGTCGTCGTCCTCgtcctcctcgtcgtcgtccgCGTCGTCGGACTCGTCCTCCTGCGGAGGCAGCAACACGGTCACGTCCTCGTCGTCGGCCGCGGCGGTGCTCAGTTCGGGCCTGGTGGCCCCCGTGTCTCCCTACAAGCCCGGCCAGACGGTGTTTCCGCTGCCGCCGGCCGGCATGAGCTACCCGGGCTCCCTCGCTGGCGCGTACGCGGGCTACCCGCCGCAGTTCCTGCCGCACGGCGTGGCGCTCGACCCCACCAAGTCCGGCAGCCTGCAGCTGGCCGGTAGCCTGGGCTGCAGCAAAGCGGCGGGCTCCAGTCCGCTGGCCGGCGCGTCCCCGCCGTCGGTGATGACGGCCAGCCTGTGCCGAGACCCCTATTGCCTGAGCTACCACTGCGCCAGCCACTTGGCCGGCGCCGCCAGCGCTTCCTGCGCGCACGACCAGGCGCTCAAGTCCGGCTACCCGCTGATGTACCCGACGCACCCGCTGCACACGGTGCACTCCTCGCTGAGCGGAGCCACGCCGCCCTCGCTGGCCGGCCACCCCTTGTACCCTTACGGCTTCATGCTCCCCAACGACCCCCAGCCGCACATCTGCAACTGGGTGTCGGCCAACGGACCGTGCGACAAGCGCTTCGCCACCTCGGAAGAGCTGCTCAGCCACTTGCGGACTCACACGGCCTTCCCGGGCACGGACAAGCTGCTGTCCAGCTACCCGAGCTCCACCTCCTTAgccagcgcggcggcagcggccaTGGCTTGCCACATGCACATCCCCACCACCGTTGCCCCCGGAAGCCCCGGCACCCTGGCTTTGCGCAGCCCGCACCACGCCTTGGGACTCAGCAGCCGCTACCACCCTTATTCAAAGAGCCCCTTGCCCACCCCGGGAGCCCCCGTGCCTGTCCCGGCGGCCACGGGACCGTATTACTCCCCTTACGCACTCTATGGGCAAAGACTGACGACAGCGTCCGCTTTGGGATATCAGTGA